A window of Fusarium fujikuroi IMI 58289 draft genome, chromosome FFUJ_chr10 genomic DNA:
ATATgtgagaccttgatcctagGCGCCAGAAATCTTGGTGTGGCTTTAGATGAGTTTATCATAATAATTTCTaaattttagtaatttattttctttaccCTAAAGAGACTCCAAGGACCCGCATTATCTCGAGATGAGTTCAATTCGGCGCAGGGCCGGAGAATTCAAGCAAAACATGCATGGTATGATAAGAAACAAACTCATTCTCGCTCACAACaaactttcttttttttttcgatTAACGCCACCACCCAGAAGCTCACATGACATTCTTGCGTAAAATTTCACACAATCAATAATGGGTGACACGACATTTGAGCACATTGTTTAGCGTCTTGATGCATGTAATTTGCTCAGTTCCCCCTGTCGACGCTTCATCACCCCGGATCGTGAGCATATAATCAGCCTCAAGTGGACACCCAGTGCGCAGTTTGTCACAGCCACGCTGGAACCCCCTGTCAGCGATACGAGACCTTGCTTATCGAATCATAGATTCAGCACAGTTGATGTTCCTGCAGCTTGTCACTTCACTCCATACCCGACACCAGAACATCGTCAGATCGGTCGAATCTTTTGGCTGAATTGGTCATCAAGACTTTCTTGTGGTGCCCAGGCTTGACCCTGCACATGTTTGGCTTCATACTTAATATCCTCGGAAACTTGTAGTTGGGCTCAAACGTTAACCGCTTTGCATATTTCCACCACAAATCCAACATATTGACGAAAAGTGGTTCATCTTGAAACCCAACACGGATGCCGCGCTGCCTCGACGCATCTTAGTCTCGAGACATACCCCATCTCCATGCAGACCATACCGTCGTATCCTGCCCTCGCAAACCAACACAGCATGACCGTGACTTCCAGAATTGTCTCGGATGCTTCCGTCCAGGAACAGTCCAACATTACCAAATCAGGAGCGGTAAGACCCATTGCAGAGCAGCAGGACGCAGATCCGTCTGTGCGTGCAGTCtcctccaagatcttggatgTCATCTTCGAGTATGCCTTGAACAAATTCAGCGACAGCAAAGAAAGGCTTGAGGCCGGTAGGCCCAAGTTTCTGTCCGTCGTGGGCAAATTCGTGGCTGCGAGGACAAGAGTTGAGATGTGCCTACCAGCATTTCCTTTCAAATCAGCGAACAAAGCCTACAAGGTTTTTGGCATATTGCCCGACAAAGCGGAGGAGATTGCGTTAGATCGGCTCAATACTATGTGCATCCGCATCGGCGAGATCTACCAGCCTGGCGCTCGATGCACTATCATCTCAGATGGTGTTGTCTACAACGACCTATTGAGTATTCCCGATCGTGACACTTGGGCCTACGGGGAGGCGCTTCGAAAATTAGCTTCTGATAAACGCTTCCAGCACATATCATTTTCCAGGATCCGAGACTTGGTCGACCTTCCTCTGCCAGCTGAGATGCATGAGATTGCATATGTCGCCAATGCGACCAATTTCCGCCGAGCCCTTCTAAACCGCTTCGGCAAAGACAACATCGACATTGACCaagagattgagaaagaCCCCGACACCAAGATGACTTACCTTGGGTATCGGCGGTTCCTAGAATCCGATCTCAAGCATATTTTCCCGGTCGGCAATGGACGAACAGCAAATTCATATCGCAGAGATGTGAGGTATCTTGCGAA
This region includes:
- a CDS encoding probable ABC1 transport protein: MQTIPSYPALANQHSMTVTSRIVSDASVQEQSNITKSGAVRPIAEQQDADPSVRAVSSKILDVIFEYALNKFSDSKERLEAGRPKFLSVVGKFVAARTRVEMCLPAFPFKSANKAYKVFGILPDKAEEIALDRLNTMCIRIGEIYQPGARCTIISDGVVYNDLLSIPDRDTWAYGEALRKLASDKRFQHISFSRIRDLVDLPLPAEMHEIAYVANATNFRRALLNRFGKDNIDIDQEIEKDPDTKMTYLGYRRFLESDLKHIFPVGNGRTANSYRRDVRYLAKQMLIRGYAFAAAVKNGFPNHLRLSIHQSTGENKISLSLLNTRTGFTTPWHCCVALTATGEWTSAPKGEYLKDPNMQIIYENGRPSYFQEVANNNESVQKAGAETLEVKGSEGQSNVPLTGLQEPVSLSLTEAERERITAFANFMMSADFKQYDNMAKSGHTCIGRVPDRKPNELNTVAWLKELICAAARDTERCSKGPGVSCQDIPASGE